Proteins from one Desulfuribacillus alkaliarsenatis genomic window:
- a CDS encoding adenylate/guanylate cyclase domain-containing protein yields the protein MKKKSIIAAVIMSVLLSFSLSWFIKDQIDIQLSGKQGLVITDLQAINHVIDFYVDSRGNYYYLDYNQKNTYLYKVSNTGEQLFKKKLPTQFDGKQQFYTKIVVDEKDQIYLTVVVAGKKDRIIEREWIRKFDADGSNPREIFEIVHTEEKKMDNPFSASSGRLIQLQYFNNKLYVFDQENFNEIALYSLDLGTNNLRVEKEKILRLDSNLLREIIITAREEIYLLNRHADIYRISSADYSVEKVNTSYNGNERVIPHTISSDEEGFVYFTDVYNEYIVKINPHTLTAGPVFQLSEKIDGTGSVELGDLRNIKKFSSGQLSGHTHFGLDGNALATYYPNQTGTMIDRVQISAINAFFTYGVWFLGIIIASFLIVISVNIFRGKLGLVAKQIMIFVPIFLIVMFALILYLTNEAKQATIDAEYEKLTTVVEKTAKLMDGDLFTSINMPAEDFGEDFMEIVRQVNVGDGVIYYITYLIENGQIYVAVSNSFQSYTPIEYIFDAKTAQSYYDTLAHDKTTPETTMDSLGEWMFAMTTIKDSKGNIVGILEHGMDAGQIDEDINAAARQLTLLMVGIALTIALAYLIMLKYSLRALSILKTSVAEVASGQWDTKVDIRTKDEFRDIGQAFNRMSDHIQDHIKEITQLNKAYVKFVPEEIFKLLGKKSILDVKLGEQVTADMTMMFVNLRNIEEQTKLMDKQENYQFVNQVLEIIVKTVSENNGVVERFEGAGAISLFKNKAEDALLAGLRIMEEINLYNEQHKQHIQVGISINTGPVLLGIVGHEERMATTVISDELTNTYALETISAKTGANLLVAASTFTLLDKSETYSYRYIGKVQDKNSSKSIELYEFLDSYAPDVRNSKRMTRDMLELGVRLYQAGDFIEARKQFIRVIRADRNDQLAKTYLFLCEKYNQQSADNHEGILEYF from the coding sequence TATTGAGTTTTTCTCTATCTTGGTTTATTAAAGATCAAATTGATATTCAGCTATCAGGTAAACAGGGTCTTGTAATAACTGATTTACAAGCAATAAATCATGTTATTGACTTCTATGTAGATAGTCGTGGTAATTATTACTACCTGGATTACAATCAAAAAAACACATATTTGTATAAGGTATCGAACACAGGTGAGCAGCTATTCAAAAAGAAACTCCCAACGCAATTTGATGGTAAGCAGCAGTTTTACACGAAAATTGTAGTAGATGAAAAAGACCAAATTTATCTAACGGTAGTAGTAGCAGGTAAAAAAGACCGTATTATTGAACGGGAGTGGATAAGGAAATTTGATGCAGATGGTAGTAACCCTAGGGAGATTTTTGAAATAGTTCATACAGAAGAAAAGAAAATGGATAACCCGTTCTCTGCTAGTAGTGGGCGACTAATCCAATTACAATATTTTAATAACAAGCTATATGTATTTGACCAAGAAAATTTTAATGAAATTGCACTATATAGCTTGGACTTAGGAACAAATAATTTAAGGGTAGAAAAGGAAAAGATTCTTCGCTTAGACAGTAATTTACTACGTGAAATTATCATTACAGCTAGGGAAGAAATATATCTATTAAATAGACATGCAGACATATATCGGATTAGTAGTGCTGATTATAGTGTTGAGAAGGTGAATACATCCTATAATGGCAACGAGCGCGTAATTCCACACACTATATCTAGCGATGAAGAAGGATTTGTCTATTTCACAGATGTCTATAACGAATATATTGTAAAAATCAATCCCCACACCCTAACAGCTGGGCCAGTATTTCAACTGTCGGAAAAAATTGATGGAACTGGTAGTGTGGAATTAGGAGATTTAAGAAATATTAAGAAATTTTCTAGTGGTCAATTATCAGGCCATACCCATTTCGGATTGGATGGTAATGCACTGGCGACCTATTACCCTAATCAGACAGGTACAATGATAGATAGGGTGCAGATAAGTGCTATAAATGCTTTCTTTACTTATGGTGTTTGGTTTTTAGGAATCATTATTGCTAGTTTTTTAATTGTAATTTCGGTCAACATATTCAGAGGTAAGCTTGGATTAGTAGCTAAACAAATTATGATTTTTGTACCTATTTTTCTTATTGTCATGTTTGCGCTAATTCTATATTTAACAAATGAAGCTAAGCAAGCCACAATTGATGCTGAATATGAAAAGCTAACAACAGTAGTAGAGAAAACAGCTAAACTTATGGATGGTGACCTATTTACAAGTATCAACATGCCAGCAGAAGATTTTGGCGAAGATTTTATGGAAATTGTACGACAGGTTAACGTCGGCGACGGTGTTATCTACTACATTACCTATTTGATAGAGAACGGGCAAATTTATGTGGCGGTATCAAATAGCTTCCAAAGCTATACGCCAATTGAATATATCTTTGATGCTAAAACGGCGCAATCTTACTATGATACTTTAGCGCACGATAAAACAACGCCAGAAACTACTATGGATAGTTTAGGTGAGTGGATGTTTGCAATGACAACAATTAAAGATAGTAAGGGCAATATTGTTGGAATATTAGAGCATGGAATGGATGCAGGGCAAATTGATGAAGATATCAATGCTGCTGCAAGACAATTAACCTTATTGATGGTAGGGATTGCCTTGACAATCGCTTTAGCATACCTAATTATGCTGAAGTACTCATTAAGGGCCTTATCGATTTTGAAAACAAGTGTAGCAGAAGTTGCTTCTGGTCAATGGGATACTAAGGTAGATATCAGGACAAAGGATGAATTTAGAGACATTGGGCAAGCCTTTAACCGTATGTCCGACCATATCCAAGACCATATCAAAGAAATCACCCAGCTAAACAAAGCTTATGTGAAATTTGTTCCAGAAGAAATATTCAAACTCTTAGGGAAGAAGAGCATCTTAGATGTCAAGCTTGGGGAACAAGTAACGGCAGATATGACTATGATGTTTGTTAATCTCCGTAATATCGAAGAACAGACTAAGCTTATGGATAAGCAGGAGAACTACCAATTCGTAAATCAAGTACTAGAAATTATTGTTAAAACAGTGAGCGAGAATAATGGAGTAGTAGAACGCTTTGAAGGAGCGGGAGCAATTTCTTTGTTTAAGAATAAAGCTGAAGATGCTTTACTTGCAGGATTACGGATAATGGAAGAAATCAATTTATACAATGAACAGCATAAACAACATATCCAAGTAGGAATCTCAATCAATACAGGGCCTGTGCTCTTAGGTATAGTAGGCCATGAGGAGCGAATGGCGACTACAGTTATATCCGATGAACTAACCAATACCTATGCTTTAGAAACAATAAGTGCAAAAACTGGAGCAAACCTATTAGTAGCGGCATCAACATTTACATTACTAGACAAAAGTGAAACGTATAGTTATCGCTATATAGGCAAAGTCCAGGATAAGAACAGTTCAAAAAGCATCGAATTGTATGAGTTCCTAGATAGCTATGCTCCAGATGTTAGAAATAGCAAACGAATGACTAGGGATATGCTAGAACTGGGAGTACGTCTATACCAGGCAGGAGACTTTATCGAGGCTCGGAAGCAGTTTATCCGTGTAATTCGTGCCGACCGTAACGATCAGCTAGCGAAGACTTATCTATTCCTATGTGAGAAATATAATCAGCAATCCGCAGATAACCATGAAGGCATATTGGAATACTTCTAG
- a CDS encoding TolC family protein, translating into MIGNSHKTKKTLIITLKWLIILSLVISLVSPTIVMANRTTHQLSMEETIHHTTRNNSGLRDTRINRIKKTIERREAIEAVRIAQRRERFPWFTLLMSINLPQKNTLPRAIELLMKLPEINSELHMLRHKEQYETIVSKHDAQLAYYDVLLAQYTVNRTWDYIYETQEALERLRRQQRIGLADIRDVEYLEGALEGHQTTLKKAIQDLEKSIDKINKLTQLRTTVNTTFPDYVPSVNLDRSQLDDIIDHAIKYDYSLLEATQERKIAQARVVELIDLYNNRWGSTVRPMTQYVQSQIGRQAERLDRRINYDVFINSYYEPALNRIEAPWSGSFRFRILFITIRIPKEWFKLGTVAERYFDDEKYALFNALVERDQAIDMENDIRENLIQQVKDTYFTLKQMEAVNEDAIRNLARAERNYEISLRDNKLGLVTFQELHSEKMNFYEQQDGSYEALLEYGKTIAMFNMFSSGYLDVLSGDFQATSLADGDSWISESGEIASWYIETLLTDYKFTFGVQVPDTLGVTDYELYTANHVQIGDRTVVSETISHLPLSLEESSMLYVKFYKDDELRYIAQLDGFGVTGPLLLQEATEDTLPEAIDIAIGTWQVSMENQYRAIFEMGIHQDIVWDEYSLHYGDRDGIQIGSERTNAGAPIGHLPSTFSEPEKLKVRLYSNGSFVTELGLQVVENNAGILVELSE; encoded by the coding sequence ATGATTGGTAATAGCCATAAAACTAAAAAGACACTCATCATAACTTTAAAATGGCTAATTATATTAAGCTTAGTTATAAGCTTAGTTAGTCCTACCATTGTCATGGCCAATCGTACTACTCACCAGCTATCTATGGAGGAGACAATACACCATACTACCAGAAATAATAGCGGTTTAAGGGATACTAGAATTAATCGAATTAAGAAAACTATTGAGCGTCGGGAAGCAATTGAAGCAGTTAGGATAGCACAAAGACGAGAGCGCTTTCCGTGGTTTACCCTACTGATGAGTATAAACCTTCCGCAAAAGAATACATTACCGCGGGCAATCGAGTTACTTATGAAATTACCTGAGATTAACTCGGAGCTACACATGCTTAGGCACAAAGAACAATATGAAACAATCGTATCAAAGCATGACGCCCAACTAGCATATTATGATGTGCTGTTAGCACAGTATACAGTTAATCGTACCTGGGATTATATATATGAAACACAGGAGGCATTAGAGCGACTACGGAGGCAACAACGCATAGGCTTGGCAGATATCAGAGATGTGGAGTATCTTGAGGGAGCATTAGAAGGACATCAAACTACACTGAAAAAAGCTATTCAAGATTTAGAGAAAAGCATTGATAAAATAAATAAGCTTACACAACTAAGAACTACCGTTAATACGACCTTTCCTGACTATGTACCGTCAGTAAATCTAGATAGAAGCCAGTTAGATGATATCATTGACCATGCAATTAAGTATGATTACAGCTTACTTGAGGCTACTCAAGAGCGGAAAATTGCCCAGGCAAGAGTTGTTGAACTGATAGATTTATATAATAACCGTTGGGGTAGCACAGTAAGGCCGATGACCCAATATGTGCAAAGTCAGATTGGTAGGCAGGCAGAGCGGTTAGACAGGCGCATTAACTACGATGTGTTTATCAATTCCTACTATGAGCCTGCACTTAATCGAATTGAGGCACCCTGGAGTGGTTCATTTAGGTTTCGGATTTTGTTTATTACAATTAGGATTCCTAAGGAATGGTTCAAGCTAGGGACTGTTGCCGAACGTTATTTTGACGATGAGAAGTACGCTTTATTTAATGCCCTTGTCGAAAGGGACCAAGCAATTGATATGGAAAACGATATTCGTGAGAATTTAATCCAACAGGTTAAAGACACCTATTTCACACTTAAGCAGATGGAAGCTGTCAATGAGGACGCAATACGCAACTTAGCACGTGCGGAGCGCAACTATGAAATAAGTCTTCGAGATAATAAGTTAGGTTTAGTGACATTCCAAGAACTGCATTCAGAGAAGATGAATTTCTACGAACAACAGGATGGAAGCTATGAAGCGCTCTTAGAATATGGCAAGACAATTGCAATGTTTAATATGTTTTCCAGTGGTTACTTAGATGTTTTAAGTGGTGATTTCCAGGCAACATCATTAGCAGATGGTGATTCTTGGATAAGCGAAAGTGGAGAGATAGCTAGTTGGTACATTGAGACATTGTTAACAGACTACAAGTTTACCTTTGGGGTACAAGTTCCTGATACATTAGGTGTTACTGACTATGAATTATACACTGCCAACCACGTCCAAATCGGAGACAGAACAGTAGTTAGTGAAACCATTAGTCACTTACCGTTAAGCCTAGAAGAGAGCAGTATGTTATACGTGAAATTCTATAAGGATGATGAGCTACGTTATATAGCACAATTAGATGGCTTTGGTGTAACGGGACCATTGCTGCTTCAAGAAGCGACAGAGGATACATTACCAGAAGCAATAGATATAGCTATTGGCACTTGGCAGGTTTCAATGGAGAATCAATATAGAGCCATCTTTGAAATGGGCATCCATCAGGATATAGTATGGGATGAATATTCATTACATTATGGAGACCGTGATGGAATCCAAATTGGTAGTGAACGCACTAATGCAGGTGCCCCTATTGGCCACTTACCTAGTACGTTCTCAGAGCCTGAGAAATTGAAGGTTCGTTTATATTCTAATGGCAGCTTTGTAACAGAGCTAGGCTTACAAGTGGTAGAGAATAATGCAGGTATATTAGTAGAGTTATCAGAGTAA
- a CDS encoding stalk domain-containing protein has protein sequence MRRSRKKESKYKLFMWLAIVVLIVGLGYSQTLRVDASARPSASEIPDGTLIIGTHLIALQALNQEILEIAIKSADDMKTREDGVVQDRVYYKSDLNQGVWYDITNAESVTDISISTSKAVSNELIDSLILTHWTKSDGITIELATGRAVSVQDIESMEDPKNLPELAMLKIEKEVQEGKLQALEETAADSDDEDRDLQRQIEQTKEKIDSIDRVFAPIEDTEIDALRQILDHFDGFIQYLINDKQAPDRLLNIAAEEKKITRAIRDTKIYEAMLERLYDELEIAIMLEDGELISRYGSTIDELRQSFSEAEIDADRGEPTTALEKIYQQLAEQLATQVQAGDYPGGYDTLLKMQGIDSILNNRILDRKLELELIEQAMDMVGATLELLTTDAGDEYKAAKDNGESEAVLNRLRNQRASDLQRKLQEIDDLLEYKKFRTDPGLHAGLIEDMLKHLRNLEDELASIPTGTAGIDDDMKAGLTSTIQESTQSLAQDLAKAKAANSPEIAKQTAELERLQKLEDDIQEQYYRAAEIGDLEALEKIKAQLDSLKALVEAEQNQAAANYKNLLDQKSNLEEQLQSATTDIDKSRLRSELDGVLLQMAGLENQIDGKALQSLQQLDDLKSDLKDALQNDEMRMAGIVAADLVDLLAIIPEEIMSEQQKDKELAAVLKQLQDKADQYEKLGNSGAADALLTTADRIEERAADKGLGESRPTITLPPVSPYSIVFTDFNINVREPLIYRNDTVYIASRQILELLGAKVTWQAEQQRIIAQDPRYSMLIEYSLNQDVIYVNNRRVRLQHPMESKNGQTYIPLQVLLDAYRMTSETRDGVIYARMR, from the coding sequence ATGAGGCGTTCACGAAAAAAAGAGTCAAAATACAAACTGTTTATGTGGTTAGCAATCGTAGTGCTTATTGTAGGCTTAGGTTATAGCCAAACACTACGTGTTGACGCAAGTGCACGTCCATCTGCCAGTGAGATTCCCGACGGGACATTAATAATTGGCACCCATCTGATTGCTTTACAAGCCCTTAATCAAGAAATATTAGAAATCGCCATAAAAAGCGCAGATGATATGAAGACAAGGGAAGATGGTGTAGTTCAGGATAGAGTATACTATAAATCAGACCTGAATCAAGGTGTATGGTACGACATAACTAATGCAGAAAGTGTTACGGATATTAGTATATCCACAAGTAAAGCCGTAAGCAATGAATTGATAGACTCACTTATCTTAACCCATTGGACGAAGAGTGACGGAATTACGATAGAGCTAGCGACTGGGAGAGCTGTTAGTGTTCAAGACATAGAATCGATGGAAGACCCTAAGAATCTGCCTGAACTAGCAATGCTAAAAATTGAAAAAGAGGTACAAGAGGGTAAACTACAAGCATTAGAAGAAACAGCTGCCGATAGTGATGATGAGGATAGGGATTTACAACGCCAAATTGAACAGACTAAAGAGAAAATTGATAGTATAGATAGAGTATTTGCGCCAATCGAAGATACTGAGATAGATGCGCTTAGACAAATATTAGACCATTTTGATGGCTTTATACAATATTTAATAAATGATAAGCAGGCGCCAGACCGTCTATTAAATATTGCTGCTGAAGAAAAAAAGATTACAAGGGCTATTAGAGATACAAAGATATATGAGGCTATGCTAGAAAGACTATATGATGAGCTAGAGATAGCAATTATGCTTGAGGATGGTGAATTGATTAGTCGCTATGGCTCCACAATTGACGAACTGCGGCAGTCTTTTAGTGAGGCAGAGATAGATGCTGACCGCGGTGAACCAACCACAGCATTAGAAAAAATTTATCAACAATTAGCTGAACAACTAGCTACACAAGTTCAAGCTGGGGATTACCCTGGTGGCTATGATACTCTTTTGAAAATGCAAGGTATAGACAGCATACTTAATAATAGAATCCTAGACAGGAAATTGGAACTAGAGTTAATTGAGCAAGCTATGGATATGGTAGGTGCTACATTAGAGTTATTAACTACAGATGCAGGGGACGAGTATAAGGCAGCTAAGGATAATGGGGAATCGGAAGCAGTATTGAATCGACTCCGCAATCAACGGGCTTCAGATTTGCAAAGAAAATTACAGGAAATTGATGATTTGCTAGAGTATAAAAAATTTCGTACAGACCCAGGTTTACATGCTGGACTTATAGAAGATATGCTTAAACACCTGCGTAACCTTGAAGATGAGCTAGCGTCCATACCGACTGGGACTGCGGGGATTGACGATGATATGAAAGCGGGCTTAACTTCGACAATCCAGGAAAGTACCCAAAGTCTAGCACAGGATCTAGCAAAAGCTAAGGCAGCAAATTCGCCAGAAATCGCTAAGCAAACTGCTGAATTAGAGCGACTCCAAAAACTAGAAGATGATATACAGGAGCAGTATTATAGAGCTGCAGAAATAGGTGATTTAGAAGCATTAGAAAAGATTAAAGCCCAGCTAGATTCTCTGAAAGCATTAGTGGAAGCTGAACAAAATCAAGCTGCAGCAAATTATAAAAATCTATTAGATCAAAAAAGTAATCTAGAAGAGCAATTACAGTCTGCTACAACAGATATAGATAAAAGCCGTCTGCGTTCAGAATTAGACGGTGTCTTACTACAAATGGCAGGACTAGAGAACCAAATAGACGGCAAAGCGTTACAAAGTTTACAGCAGCTAGATGATTTGAAAAGTGATTTGAAAGATGCACTACAAAATGACGAAATGCGCATGGCAGGAATAGTTGCTGCTGATCTCGTTGACTTGTTAGCTATTATACCTGAGGAAATTATGAGCGAGCAGCAAAAGGATAAGGAACTAGCAGCGGTGCTAAAGCAATTACAGGATAAAGCAGACCAATATGAGAAGCTTGGCAACTCAGGAGCAGCAGACGCCTTATTAACTACTGCTGACAGGATAGAGGAACGGGCCGCCGATAAAGGCTTAGGAGAGAGTAGACCTACTATTACTCTACCACCTGTCAGTCCGTATTCCATTGTATTTACAGATTTTAATATAAACGTGCGTGAGCCATTAATATACCGTAACGATACAGTATATATAGCTAGCAGACAAATTTTAGAATTACTAGGTGCAAAAGTCACTTGGCAAGCCGAACAACAACGAATTATTGCACAAGATCCACGATATTCAATGCTTATAGAGTACTCCCTCAATCAGGATGTGATATACGTTAATAATCGACGTGTACGTTTGCAGCATCCTATGGAAAGTAAAAATGGGCAAACCTATATACCGTTGCAAGTACTCTTAGATGCATACAGGATGACTTCTGAAACAAGAGATGGTGTCATCTATGCACGGATGAGGTAA
- a CDS encoding DUF4255 domain-containing protein: MDSYEVIADVSRSLVELLRKNLTPEPVAKEELIGLCPPYEAGNYILGLHMYNIEEKKNMGTQRMLNISPGVQKDPPIPLMLYYMLTVYSKTELANRAIDEQRILGRAMQVFHDFSKLKGNPHIEISAIQMSMDDKAKIWSIFNQPYQLSLYYSVGPVYLESDIIRDTKPVVDFKVDIQSK, translated from the coding sequence ATGGATAGTTACGAAGTAATAGCGGATGTAAGCCGCTCTTTAGTAGAATTGTTAAGGAAGAATTTAACACCGGAGCCTGTAGCTAAGGAAGAGCTTATTGGACTATGCCCTCCTTATGAAGCTGGCAACTATATTTTAGGACTACACATGTATAACATCGAAGAAAAGAAAAATATGGGAACACAACGTATGCTTAACATCAGCCCAGGGGTACAGAAGGATCCACCAATTCCATTAATGCTCTATTACATGCTAACCGTATATTCAAAAACTGAGTTAGCTAACCGTGCCATCGATGAACAAAGGATTTTGGGGCGGGCTATGCAGGTTTTTCATGACTTTAGTAAACTTAAGGGAAACCCACATATTGAAATTTCAGCAATACAAATGAGTATGGACGACAAAGCGAAAATATGGTCCATCTTTAATCAACCATATCAATTGTCTTTGTACTACTCTGTAGGACCTGTATATCTAGAGTCTGATATAATTCGCGATACTAAACCAGTAGTCGACTTTAAAGTTGATATACAGAGTAAGTAA
- a CDS encoding carboxypeptidase-like regulatory domain-containing protein: protein MSINAQVQRCQVSHKASVVFYILDSYTGYPVTHASIQIADIPLRPYVNKKDGYYVFTNLESTDYTFVIEADSYMKVTRKVNVGEQAPPVLPIHLQHRSDSKLIQDTTRIELKLRDQQHKPIEVGKEILVALLSHSVCARAIEDTAADETHLPIYSNQGHALVGKQWLIHRGDNQIEVVKIIDYVSKEGRYTIEKPLASPLEIGTLLYPAWSLLTDEQGVVLLPLPKTFIQEEVELYIYIDESYQKQQVKLQPGRKSEIIITAEGE from the coding sequence ATGTCCATTAACGCCCAGGTTCAACGCTGTCAGGTTTCTCATAAAGCTTCAGTTGTGTTCTATATACTAGATAGCTATACTGGTTATCCAGTAACACACGCGTCTATACAAATAGCAGATATACCATTAAGACCTTACGTTAACAAAAAAGATGGTTACTATGTGTTTACTAATCTCGAGTCGACAGACTATACATTTGTTATTGAAGCGGATTCTTATATGAAAGTAACAAGAAAAGTAAATGTAGGAGAACAGGCACCCCCTGTCCTCCCTATTCATTTGCAGCACAGATCAGATAGTAAACTAATTCAAGATACAACACGTATCGAGCTAAAGCTTAGAGACCAACAACACAAACCGATTGAAGTAGGTAAAGAGATTTTAGTAGCTTTGCTTAGCCATAGTGTATGTGCACGTGCTATAGAGGATACTGCAGCAGATGAAACACACCTACCTATATATAGTAACCAAGGGCATGCCCTTGTGGGCAAACAATGGTTAATCCATAGGGGCGATAATCAAATAGAGGTAGTAAAAATTATCGATTACGTTTCAAAGGAAGGACGTTATACAATAGAGAAACCGTTAGCGTCACCTTTAGAAATTGGTACCTTGTTGTACCCTGCTTGGTCATTATTGACTGATGAACAAGGTGTAGTTTTACTACCTTTACCAAAGACTTTTATCCAAGAGGAAGTAGAGCTTTATATATATATAGATGAATCATATCAAAAACAACAAGTTAAACTCCAGCCAGGACGTAAATCAGAAATAATAATTACAGCGGAAGGTGAGTAG
- a CDS encoding DUF4280 domain-containing protein, giving the protein MAIIVCGGAMCQCSFGTAPASLQVPPISKVMTTQPIANIMDNKPMVNILPFGMCTSMANPQVAAATAAALGVLTPQPCIPVISAPWAPGSPTVLVGNKPALNHNSKLMCNWAGVIQINQPGQQKIMVP; this is encoded by the coding sequence TTGGCGATAATTGTATGTGGCGGAGCCATGTGTCAGTGTTCATTTGGTACAGCGCCAGCATCATTGCAAGTACCACCCATTAGTAAAGTCATGACGACACAACCGATAGCTAATATTATGGATAATAAACCGATGGTAAATATCCTACCCTTTGGCATGTGCACATCGATGGCTAATCCACAGGTAGCGGCAGCCACAGCAGCTGCGCTAGGTGTATTAACTCCGCAGCCCTGTATACCAGTGATAAGTGCACCCTGGGCACCAGGCTCACCAACGGTATTAGTAGGGAACAAGCCTGCGCTAAATCATAACTCTAAGCTCATGTGTAATTGGGCAGGGGTTATTCAAATTAACCAGCCAGGCCAGCAGAAAATCATGGTACCTTAG